CCCAGTCTGATACAAATCTGGTCTAGAGCTACCTTTTTCGCCATAAGGTACTTCTTTACCATCTTTAAAAGATTTTTGAGCATTATACTCAGGGAAATCCTTCTCTACATCAATTTCAGACTGTCTCCATGATGGTCTAGTACCCTTACCGCTCCCCTTCATCTCCACCTTAGCCATAGTAAGCAACCGATCTCTCAACCCTACACTATCCACCGTATTAAACGGCACAACCCCCATATTCGCACCAGCTAATTGGTGTTGGGGTGCATATGGAAATAGGTTCGGGATGGAGGTTTCTTTTAGTGCACCCTTTACTGTGCCTACTCCTGCTTTGGCTGCAGCTTTCGTTGTTGCCATTCCGGTCTTTGATACAGCACCTACCCCTTTGGTTCCTACTACGGACAATCCAATGGTTCCTAATGCATAGGCTATCCATTGTGCTCGTGACTTGGCATCTCCGTTGATCACATCTCGTTCAAACGAATCGCTGATTGCTTTCGAAAGATAATTGTAGGTTTCGATTGGGTGGGCGATTGCTTGGACTGTGCTCTCTACCGTTTTTACTGGATGAAGGACGGTATCAAATATCCCTTTCACAAAGTCTTTTCCCGCTTTGTAGAGGCCACTTTTGATACCTTGCGCTGTTTTCAATAGGGTGACGATTTGTTTCTGATCTTCATCTAGGTTTGCATCGCCGATTTCTTCCGCAATCTTCAAATATTCATCTATAGAAGATGCATTTAAAAGTTTCTTTTGCAATTTTTCGATATTTTTTGTGTCATCTCTAGAACAACTATTTTCCAACAGCAACTCATCAATCTTATACTTGCTTAACGTGCCGCTTGTATAATTTTCTAGATGTAACTTGCCACTTTTCGTATGCGATTTGATGCTATCTATGTAGTGTTGCATATTCGATACATCATTGGATAATTGTTCTAGTGTTTTAGTTTGATTGTAATCAAATTGATGGATTTTTTCTACTGTATCATGAATTTGTTTTTTGGCGTCATTGACTTCTTCGAGAAAGGATTCATCATTTAATTTTGGTGCTACAACAATATCTTGTACAGATAGAATCGTCTGATTTGCCTCGTCTGTTAGCGTAATTGTATGATTCGCAGTGTTTTGCAGACTGCTTTTTAACTCTTCTTTTAAAAATGATTCGACAATCCTACCATTACTAGCGGACTCTAGCGCATGTAATTCTTTACCCATGATTTTTAGTTTACTTTCGTAATCTTCTATAAAATCTTTGTAATAAGAGATAAATGGCAGATGTACTTCTTTATAATAAGCCCGTACCGCATCACCACTTTTTCCTTTAAAGACATCTCCTAGTCCGATTATCCCTTGTACTGCCGTTTCAACCTCTGCAATCTCTTTTTGTTTATCTTTTAATGATTTAAGCTTTTTCTCTATTCCATTCTGTAAGCCAGCAACATCTAATACCTTCGAAATTTCGATTCACCTCACTTAACATAAATTTCTCATTTCAACAGTTTATAATCTCCCAGCTTTTCATCCAATTCGATCATACTCTGAACAGCTTGTCGGCTCGCTTCTTCGTTTTGTATTAGTAGGGTTTTGTAGGATTCTAACACTTGTTCGAGCGCTTGATGGAGCCCTTTCCATTTCTGAACGAGCGTTAGTACGTTATCCTCGCCAACTGTAGAAGGAAACGAAGTATGAAGAGCATTCGTAGAGGATTTCATCTTCGAAAGGGCTTGTTCAATCTCACTGTGTTTGATTTTAATCTCCGTACTCATCCACTATCACCTCCTAAAACTTGTTATTTGCTTTTCTTCCTTTCAGCAGCAAGTTCTGCCTCAAGGCGTTTAATAATCTCTTTTATCGCAATTATTTCATCTTGTAAGCTTTTCATTTTGTCACCGAATACCGTATAAACAGAACTGAATTGTTGTCCATCTAACTCATGGTATTTAGTCAGCATCTGCTCGGTGCGAGTTTGATCAAACTTATTGGCCAACATCCCTTGCCAAGTGCTACTGGTAAGGGGAGGTTGAGTAATCTTTTTTTCATACTCGATAAATTCTTGTTGATGTGCTTGCAACTGACTATTACAAATCTGAAGCCTTTGAAGTTGATGTTCCTTTTCACGTAAAAGTGCATAGTAATAAGCTAAAGACATATGTTCATCACCTCTTCTATAAAAACAGAAGTCTCTTCGATTTCCTTAATCCCTATCCATGTCAATCCAGTGAACAGAATCAGCAAAATAGAATACAATTATGTTAATTATTAGAAATTATATCATGTAAAAAAACGTCTATTAAGATTATTTTTACCTATTTATTTAAACAGAAATATTGAAAATAGAGCTTAAATTTTATTAAAGTGGAACGAATAAAATAGAAATTTATGGATTCAAATTGTCATTCATAGATTCAAAAACTCAGAAAAACATATTTAAACACTTACAACAATTGAACGTTTAAATGCTTATCTAAATAAATCTCTTGTTTAATGGTGGCAACCTTAAACTTCTTCTCCTCGTACTAATGTGTTGAAATGTTTCAATCCGTACTTCCATGATTATCCCTCCTATCAAAAAAGAAAATCCTAAACCATTGTTGTGGTTTAGGATCCCTTATCTCCTAATTCAGGTAATGCTTCTGTTAAAACTGCAACAACTTCAGGAATCTTAACGCGCAGACACTCATCCTTATGCCTTACCAAATTTCTTCTACCCATTCAGGGTGATCGATGAACGGATTGCGGTTTCCTTGAATATGGTATATTTTTTCGTTTCGTTGTCTTTCCCATTCACTTACTGGATCTTGCTCATTCCACTGTAGTAAAATAGAAAGTTTTCCGTGGAAAGGAGTTGTTCCATTATTGACTTTATCATTCAATTCTAAGTCAACTTTGTCACCTTTTTCATAACGTGTTGCCATGTAAAAAAGGATTCTAGCTATATCGCCTTTTACTTCATCTGGCGGCTCAAAAGAATCAGAATCCCTTTTACACTTGGAACAATTGCTTACCGCGCTTCCGCCATTATCAAAATCTAAGTTACCTCTTGCACCATTTACCTGTACGTCACTTGGTCGCAAATGATGAATATCTGTACCAGGGCCATTACTCGTTCCAAAATTGCCATGTGATTTTGCCCAAGTATGCTCTCTATTCCAATCCCCAACATCGCCACCGGCTTTAACCTTTGGACGAGATTCACCAGTATAAAGAAGGATGACATTATTCGGATTTTTCGGATCTTCATCTGTTATTTTTAAAGCATCCCATACTTCACTGTACGAAAGCACCCGGTTATCATCTATGATATCGTGTAATGAAGCCTTTAATACTTGACCCTTTTTACCAATCGCATCACTATAGTAATCATCCGTTGCATGATCAGCAGTAACCGTTACGATAAAACTAGAGGTGGCAGATTTCTTTCCATCTGTAGCTGTGACTTTCACATTATGTGTACCTACAGGTAAATCCAAAGTTAGTTCTGAACTTTTAATAGTGCCTAATGTAGAACTAAATGTTAGTTCATCTCCGTCAGGATCTTGAAAAAAGTCTTTCAAATAAAAACTCAGTTTTTTTCCCACTGCTACAGTTTGATTATTAAAGCTTTTTTTGACTACGGGTGCACTATTCTCTGCTGGTGTGGAAGGTGGCGTAATTTTCTTACCTTCTGAATCTCTAAATTGAATTGTTTCAGGTTTTGCACCGTTTATATATTCGATATTTTTAAGCTTTTCAGCACCTCTAATTTCCCTCACATTTGATCCATCAATGATGACTTTTTCCAATGCAAGCCCTGAGAAGTTAATAATCGAACCCGTTTCTTTAGGCTTAATCGTAATTGCTGCACCTTCAAAGCCCTTACCTGTGAATCCTGCTCCTTTAAGCTCAGCATATTTCGAACTTGTAATGGTGATCCCTTTTGTAATCTTGCCACTCTCAAAATTTACTAAAATGCTTGGAGAAGAAAGTGTCAGATTTTTCGTTTTTAAGTTTGTGAAGTTGTACGTTTTTTCAGCTGTAATCGGTTCAGCATTACTTTCATCTGACTTTTCGGATAAATCTAGTTGTACCATTACTGGATCGTGGTCACTTGCACGGCCAGCCATATCAGTGAAATCTGCATTAATATGAAGAATATCAATTTTTGTTGATTTAGCTAAATTGTTAGATACTAAAATATGATCTAACACTTGCGAATTTCCTTGGAAGAGGTACGTATAGCGATCCGCTTTATCCACTTTATGAATCATATTCGTCATGTGTTTGCCTTCTAGGATTTTTAACGAATCCGTGAATTGGAAATCGTTATAGTCACCTACTGAGACAATATTGGCACTTGGGTTGTCTGTTTTAATTTTTTCTACAAAGTCTTTCACAACATTTGCAATCTTATGACGTTGCACTTCGCTTTCCAATTTAGGTGGCTGTGTTGAGCCGAATAATGGTGTATCACCTGATTTAGAGTTCCAGTGATTCGCAATGACAACAACACTCTTACCATTAAAATCAAATTGTGCAGCTAGTGGTTTTCGGCTATTATTGAATGCCGGATTTGTTGGATCAATTCGCCCTGGATTTAGTGTTAGCTTTCCATTCTTATATCCTACAGCTGTTGTAGCGTCACCACTTGGAATGCCTTGTGTGAGTTTTACTCGTTCTGGGTTATATAAGAATCCTACACGGATATTCGCATTCGGTGCACCACCGTCTGCATTATTAACTGGGTCGATATTAACGTAGTTATATTTTACGCCACCAGCTTTTTCTATTTCAGTCATTAATCGCTGATAACTCTGGTCTGCCGCAGTGCCCCCTGTAGAAGAGCCGTTATTATCTTGAACCTCTGTGACACCAATAATATCAGGATTTTTCATATCCGAAGCAAATGCTCGAGCCAGTTTGTGAGCCTTATCATCAGAAGTTTCTTTCGTATTATTAGAGAAGTTTTCAAGATTATAAGAAGCAACGGTTAATTTGTCATTTGCTTTTACGATTGTTGTTGTTTCTGGTTTTGAATCACCTTCAACATGTTTTGATTTCATCTCATTATAATCCGCATAGATTTTATAATTTTGGAAGCCATAATTGACTACCCCGGTAATAGGGCCCTTAAATTTATCGCCAGTGGCTACTTTAAAATCTCTCGCTTGCGTATTATCATAAAGTTTAAATTGAATTCTATCAGCATTTGCATTATCTGCTGTAAGTAAGACACCCCCATGAATAGTATCCGTTTGTCTGTCTTCTAGTACTGTAATCAGATCGCCATGTTCCTGAGGTGCTACAGCTTTCACAGTTCCTACTTGAACCCTCATACCTTCAAGAGATTCCCAGAAATCAATAGCATCTTCCTCTGGATCAAATTTAGCAAATCCATCGTTATCAATTACTTCAGACGGCAGACTATTGCGATCAATTACTATTGGTTCTGGAAGTGTTACATTGCTTTTCACAACACCCACTTTACCACCTTGGTCGTTTCGGGCATTAATCTGTGTAACAGATAGATCTGTATCATTTTTTGAATCATTATAACCATCAATTTGGTATTCATCTACTTTTCCATCAACACTTACAAGATCCCCAATTTTAACGTTTGCTACAGAGTTGCCCGTATAAACAATAATTCCTTCTGATGTTTTTGGATTGTTGTCCTTTTTATCATCAGGTGTTTGCATATGAAAATAGTTTCCGCTTCCTATTTTATAGACATATGTGACAATTCCTTCAATCCCTGAAACTTTCTCACCTCGTTTAGGCGATTGATGCGATGCTCCTTGAATATCGTGAATTTGGGTTCCTTGTTCTGGATCAAAAACAGTATATTCATACGAAGTAACCTGACTTTCTTTTAACCCTTCTTTTACAGCAAACGCTTTTAGTGTCATATTATTTTGAATAGCAATAGGCTTACCGTATACCTTACTAGATTTGGTAGGTTCTGTTCCATCTGTTGTGTAAAAAATAGTTGCACCTTCAGTTGTAGTCGTTAAAGTTACTTCAGTACCTTTTGCAACAGATCCTGCTTTAATTGATGACATGACAGACTGAACTACACTCTTATCTTCTATAATATCTGCTGTGGAACGTGGGATGATTTGATAGACATCATCGAATTGTTGAACAATCCCAGTAACCGATTCATAAGTTTTCCCAACGGATAAGTTTAATGTCTTCGTTTCATCACGTACCACAAATTGTGTTTTACCATCTGTAACCGTATAGTTAGCCCAAGTACTACTATCATCAACAGATAGGATCTTAATATTTTTTGCTGTTACTAGGCGAGATTCATTCTCTTCCGAAACTTCTGCACCTGAAACGACTTTAGGTGTTGGTGTACCTACATTTGGCTTCTTTTCAACAACTGTTGCCCCATCTAATTGCATTAATCCTCTGTAATCAGCTATTTTACCCGTTAAAGTGACTTGATCACCAACCGCTACATCTAAAGTAGATGGACGTACAGCTATCCCGCCCGTACCATCCTGAACAGAAATCGTATTTTTTAATTTTGCTGCAACTACTGCCTCGATCGTAACAGTTTCGCCTATTGGTAGAGCTCTTGCTTGTTCAATCGATTTGATGTCAACTGAGTTTCCTGGATCTACTGGAGATCCATCCATTGTATGTTGACCGAGGTTAGATGCATCATCCTTCGATAATTGTTCCCACTCATTAGTTGGATTGAATGGGTCGTCAATAATTGTATCACCTGCAGTAATATTGGATTTTCGTACTAATGTTACATCCGCCATGTTAGTGTCTGTCTGACCAACTTGTCCAATAGAATCAACGATGTTATCAGATTTTTTTAAAACTACAGGGTCATCACCATTAAAATTAATAACAGTAGAATTTGAAAAATTCCCCTTACTCTTTATCTCGCTATTAGCGCTATTATTATAAATCACATAAGTTTTTCCATCAGCTAAACTTCCTGATAGATTTAATGTTGCAGTTGCTGTAGTTTTTCCATTTGCGTATAGCTCTAACTTATACTGACTTAAATCAATAGTGGATCCAGTCCCATTATATAGTTCAATTGCTTTATTATTACCGCTCCCCTCAATGTACTCAGAAATAATCAGTTCTGAAGCATGTCCTGTTGCAGCAGCAGATGTTGGAATGGTTGGTGTTAAGATACTTGCTACTAGCAATGTCGATAAAAACGCGTTTAATGGCCTTTTCCATTTTCTTTTATTCATTTAAACTAGTTCCTTTCTTCATCAGAATTTGCTAAAAGAATTAAAGTGTTGCCTCTTCTACTTCAATACCTTCAAAAGAAATATTACTGCCATTACTGCCTTTAACACCCGAAACATCTAATTGACCGTTTACTTTAATATTAGAAAAGGTAATTTTAGATGCCGTTCCAGTTAATACTAAATTCCCATTAATAACGGCATTCTCTAGTTTAGAAAATCCAGTGATGTCTACTTTGATGTTTCCTTTAAAAACTTTTGCTTTATCAGAAGTACCGTTAAACTCTTTTGGTGAAACTACTTTTATGTCTCCTTCTCCGCCATTTGCTCCCCCGATTGCAAATGTAATATCAAATGTAATCTCCACTGTTACAGCTTTACCATCTTTTGTTACAGTTGCTTTCACTATTGAACCAGCTGTTGCAGAATCTACTGTTGCAAATTTTGAACTATTGTTAGAAAACTGTGCACTTCCAGATACTGTTGTGAATGTAACTTTATCCGCATCTATTAATGGTACTGATTGCACACCGTATTGATCAGTTGTTTTGAAATCTGCAGCTCTTAATAAATCAGCTAGACTATATGCTTTTGTTACTTTATCGATTACCTTAACTTTAGATGTAGGTTCTTTCGTACCACTTCTAAATACTTCTACTTTCGAAACTTTTGAAGGATCAATGGAGTAAGTTACAGGGACAGAAATTTTTTCACCTGTTTTAGTAATTGTAACAATACGGTTAACTGTCTTTTCCGTTGTATCTTTCCCGTTTTCCTTAAAGAAAGCAGCATTTAAAGTAGGAGTAGCCGTTATAGTGTATTCGCCTTTTGCTTTGTCTAAAGTAATCTTTTCCGCTTTTGTTGAAGCTAAAACTACAGGCTCGTCTGAAGTATATTTTGAATCTTTTGCTGCTGAAGCAAGGGTGTAACTACCTAAAACATAAACTGTAGGAACTCTGTTTGCAGTGTAAGTAACGATTAAACCTTCTTTGTATGATTTTAAAACTCCGTTTGCATCTTTTATTGGGCCGTTTGCTAAAGTAGCATTCAAGTAATATTTTCCTTCAAATAATGCAAGTCCTACGTTAAGAACACCATTTTTGTAGTATTTGCCTTCATAAAGACCTGTTGTTACTTTCTTAACACCTTTTACGTAGTAAGCACCTTTGTAAGTACCTGTAGCTTTTACACCTTTTTTATAGTAGTACCCTTTGTATAGACCTGTTGTTACTTTTTTTACACCTTTATAGTAGTAAGCGTCCTTGTAAATGCCTGTAGCTTTTACGCCGTTTTCAAAATAGTACTTTTTGTTGTAAAGGCCAGTAAGTTTTTTACCGTCTTTATAAAGCTTACCCTTGTAAGATTTATAACCTTTCACTGCTTTGTTAGTTTTTGCGTTTACAAGTATACCTTTGCTAGTCACGCTGTAAGTAATTTTTGCTGAAGCATCTACACCCGGAACACCCACTGCAATCGTTAATACGGAAGCACCAAGAACATATGCTGTTGCAGATTTAACAAATTTAAAATTTGTCACAACTAAAAGTCCTCCTTAATGGTTATTATTTCTATTTAGTTGATTTAAATTGGAAAAGATGAACATCCTAATTATTTACTATTAAAAACAATATTTCCACCTCCTTATCTATAAAAAAACTTAATATTTACAAATTTAATATTTTAAAAATATACCTTGATCATCCAGTAATAAAACCAACTGTTAGAATTTTTTTCTTTAAATAGACATGCTTGAAGGTAATCATTGTCTAGGTATTGTATGTTGCTTTTAGAATACTCATGAATCTCCCTCCTAACTAAAAAACTCTCATGCACGAATACATGAGGGTTAGAATTTAAGATCATAATATATATTTAAAAAGAGAATCCAATTGCTATGAATCTAAAAAAACTCCGATCTTCAGAAGAAGATAGGAGTCTTTGAATCAGTTCGTCCAATGTGGATAGAGGGATGTTTCAATTCGTCTTCTGTGACTGGTAACAAAACCTTATTTTAATATTTTCTTGATTCTGATTGAATACTTGCAGCAAAAGAATTTACTTCATATGGATTAATGATAACTTTTAACCCTTTTATAATCCAGAAAAGTTATAGATGGCTTCGCAAGTTTTTTTAGACAAATCATAAAATATACTTCATGGTATTTCTTCAAATATTCTAATATAAAAACACCTGATTTTCTTTTTACAATCAGGTATTTTACATTTATTTTAATAATTAGATCAAATTAGTATTAAGCTAATGTTATTTAAAATCTATCAACGGTCTACAAAAATAATCCATTTATACGATTTCTCCATACATGGAAAATATGGTATTTTATATAGGTATAAAATATTAATACTAAGGAGTTGGATTTAGTGAAAAGAGTTATTCAGTATTGTTCTCTTGTTTTGCTGTTCACTTTATGTGCAGTTGGTTTTAATATATCTCACGCACGTGCAGCTGCAGGAAACCTTGCATTTAACACATGGAAAACCGAATTTATCAAAACCGTTCAGGGCGAAACGTATACACTTAATATTCCTAAAGACGGTGTCGTTACATTAGAAATGAAAAATAATCTTAATGCAAAATGGGATATGGTGCTAACAAACAAGAACCAAAAAGAATTACTAACAATGACTTCGACAACATATATCTTAAATGGCAATTCAACGAAGAAAGAAATTGGCATTCCTAAAGGAACTTATACTTTACAAATCAAAGGTAACTGGGGCAACTTTGATACAACAGCTAGCCTTTTCCAAGTAAAATACAGTGCTCGCTCAGATTTTGAAAAAGAAGATAATACATTACTTCAAGATGCGAATGCTATTTCACTTAACAAAGCATATTACGGAAATATCAGTTCAAGCAATGACCAAGATAGCTATAAATTCACAGTAAGAGCTAACAGTAACATTACTTTAAATTTAAGCAATCATAAAGATGTACAATGGGACGCTGTGATCTATGATGCCAGTGAAAGAGAATATCTACGATTGAGAAGTAAAGATGCAAATTCAGGGAAAGTAACAAAAAATGTAGGATTATCACGTGGTACTTATTATGTAGTTGTTCGACAAATGGATTCACCTAAATACGCTAATGAACGATACAACTTTAAAGTTTCTACGAATACAAACCAAAACGTTGAACAAGAAAATAACGACTCCATGTCTAGTGCAACAGTCATTCCATTCGCTACTAATTATACAGGAATCATCTCAACAACAAGTGATTTTGACTATTATCGTGCAGAGATCAAAAAGAATAATACGTACACAGTATTTTCACTTCGTAATAAGGCTAATACTTCTTGGTTAGTAACCATTTATAACGAAATGGGCGGAGAAGTTGGTAAATTTACTACCAAAAATACAAATTCAGGATCATCTTCATTCTCGACTTACTTACCGCAAGGGTTGTACTACGTTCGTGTGACAGATAATTCAAACACAGTGAATAAACCATATACAATCAATGTTTACACAAAAACTAAATCTGCTGCTCCTTCCACAAAAAATATTTCAGTAACAAACAAAAAAGGTGCCAAAGATACAGTTACCGTAAAAAAAGTAAGTAAACAAATTGTGGTTCGTATCTATAACTCAAAAGGTAAATTGTTAAAGAAATCCACTGCTACTTCTACTACAGTGAAAGTAAGTAAATTAAACCTTGGCAAAAAAGCTGGTACAATTTACGTAACAATCCAAAAATCAGGTCAATTAGAAAGTTCTAAAACAAAAGTGAATTTTAAAAAGGAAAAATAACAATCAAATTACCAAACTTTATAAAAACCCTTGCATTTCGACAAATGCAAGGGTTTTTAACATCAATCCACCTACCATAACCCATAAACTAAATCCTCTTAAATCATTTGAATATTTTCGCTCAAAATTATGGTAAATTAAACCTATATAGTTGATAATTAGAATAGAAGTGATGGACAAAATTGATAATCACATATAAAAAAGGAGGATATTATTCGTGTTACAGTATAAACTTGCTAAAACCGCAACTGCTCTAGTACTTGGAGCTTCAGTTCTAACAACTTCAGTAGTCCATTCAGGTGCAGAGGCTTCTGCAAAAACCACTTACAAAGTGACTAAAAATGGCATTCTCGTAAATGCAAAAACAAATAAATTCATTAAAGGGTACAAGTCTTTTAATGGTGTACTATTTAAAGACGGTAAATCTTTTACTGGTATTTACAACAAACGCTACTACAAAATCGGTGTGAAAGCTACTGGTACTTACAAAGGGGCTTACTACGTAAAAGGTGTTAAAAAAGTAACCACAGGTACTTACGCTGGTGCTTATTATGTGAAGGGAATCAAAAAAGTCGCAACAGGTACTTATGCCGGTGCTTACTATGTGAAGGGGATCAAAAAAGTAACCACTGGTACTTATGAAAATGCATACTATGTAAAAGGTAAAAAAGTGGTTGATACGGGTCTTTATAAAGACAAATTTTATAAAGATGGCGTACTCAATGTAGGACTAGCACTATTCAATGAAAAATACTATTTTGATGCGGATCTAGCAAATGATACATACCTAGATAACGGGGTTGAAAAAGCATTTGAAGGTGGACTTGTTGTTGGCCCTAAAGTAAAGTCTTTGGAAACCGTAAACGCAAAACAAATTAAAATTACTTTCAATCGTTCAATAGATGCATCAACGATTATCGGGGAAGCAAATAGGTTGAAAAATATAACAGTGACAAAAGTGGGTTCCTCTACTCTAACGGATTTAACAGCTGAAGTATCAGCAGATAAAAAATCAGTAATCATCACAGCTAGTTCTGGTACGATTTTCTCTGGTTCCTACGCGGTAGAAGTAACAGATCAAGTAGAAACAACGACTAAAGAAAAATTCGCAGCCAACACTCAAATTGTAAGAGTCGATGATAAAACGGCTCCAACCTATGTGGATTTTACAAAACAAAATGCTTCTACCTTTGTTTTTAATTTTTCTGAACCCATCAATGATTTAGGATTAATCGTATTAAAATATACAGATGGTTCTTCTATTCAAGTACCAGCGGATAATATCACAATTGAAGGTTCTTCTATTAAAATTGTATTACCTTCCACTGTGACAGCTGGCAAAGATATTAAAGTAGCATTCACGGGTTTAACGGACTATGCTACCAATATCCTTGAAACACCATTCTCTGTCACCATTCAAAAAGGTGAAAAAGATGGTGTAGCACCAGGGGTTACTAGTGTAACACCTATAAATGCCAAAAAATTCACCATCAAATTCTCTGAAGGGGTTCAAGAGTTTGACAAAACAGACCTAGCTATTTCTGGTTCGAACGCTTCCATCAAAACAATCACTCAAGATAAAACAGATAAAACAAAATACATGGTAGAGTTAAATTCTGCAGTATCAGGCTTAGTGAATGTATCAATAGCTGACAAATCATACACGGATCTATCTGGGGAAGCTGGGAAAGCATTCAATCAAATCATCAATTTTGTAGCTGATACTGTCAAACCAACTGTAACTGCTTCACTTTCTATGGATAAAGACGACAAACAAGTATTAACCCTTACAACCAGTGAAGATACAACACTAGTTGCTTCAGGTACAATCATTCTACCAGCAAAAGCTGTTAAAAACTATGTGACAGCTACAGGCAATATAAAGTTTGAAGCTGCAGATTTAACACCGGTACCAGGGTCTTCAACTCAATACACAATTGCATTATCTAAACTAAAGTTTGAAGATAAAGCACTCGAAAAAGATACTACTTACACAGTAGACTTAATCGCAAATGTATTTGCCGACGTAGCAGATAACCAAAATACTGCCAAAAAATCTGCATTCTCATTCACACGCGGTGAAGACAAAGATAATGCAAAACCAGTCATAACGGACAAACAAGTGACTGTTGTGGACAATGATACATTTACAGTGGACTTCGGTACGGATGTAGCTATGGACAATTCAACAATAGTCCATAAAGATAACTACTACGTAGCAGGTGCGATCGTTGACTCTGTCACTTTAAATGCAAATGGTGTAGCTACAGTAAAACTTGTCTCTGGTTCAAACAACTATTCTGGAAACCGTACTGTAAAAATTAAAGGCATCAAAGCACTAAACGGTAACACGATGGATGATTTTGTGACAACTAAATCATTCAACGAAAATGTAAAACCAACAATTTCTTCAGCAAAAGTTTCTAAAATTGTAAAAGCAACACCAGCCGATTCCAATAACCCTGCAAACCCAGGCTCAACAACTGTGATTGTGACATTCAGTGAAGCCGTAAA
This window of the Rummeliibacillus pycnus genome carries:
- a CDS encoding LXG domain-containing protein; translated protein: MEISKVLDVAGLQNGIEKKLKSLKDKQKEIAEVETAVQGIIGLGDVFKGKSGDAVRAYYKEVHLPFISYYKDFIEDYESKLKIMGKELHALESASNGRIVESFLKEELKSSLQNTANHTITLTDEANQTILSVQDIVVAPKLNDESFLEEVNDAKKQIHDTVEKIHQFDYNQTKTLEQLSNDVSNMQHYIDSIKSHTKSGKLHLENYTSGTLSKYKIDELLLENSCSRDDTKNIEKLQKKLLNASSIDEYLKIAEEIGDANLDEDQKQIVTLLKTAQGIKSGLYKAGKDFVKGIFDTVLHPVKTVESTVQAIAHPIETYNYLSKAISDSFERDVINGDAKSRAQWIAYALGTIGLSVVGTKGVGAVSKTGMATTKAAAKAGVGTVKGALKETSIPNLFPYAPQHQLAGANMGVVPFNTVDSVGLRDRLLTMAKVEMKGSGKGTRPSWRQSEIDVEKDFPEYNAQKSFKDGKEVPYGEKGSSRPDLYQTGHSIEVKNYKISTSSGRSRLVNNVSKQVEKRLSDLPNGTKQSVLIDIRGQNVSDEILDGLYEKIMNKTNGKVDIRFKTN
- a CDS encoding YwqI/YxiC family protein, translated to MSTEIKIKHSEIEQALSKMKSSTNALHTSFPSTVGEDNVLTLVQKWKGLHQALEQVLESYKTLLIQNEEASRQAVQSMIELDEKLGDYKLLK
- a CDS encoding DUF5082 domain-containing protein, producing MSLAYYYALLREKEHQLQRLQICNSQLQAHQQEFIEYEKKITQPPLTSSTWQGMLANKFDQTRTEQMLTKYHELDGQQFSSVYTVFGDKMKSLQDEIIAIKEIIKRLEAELAAERKKSK
- a CDS encoding endonuclease; the encoded protein is MNKRKWKRPLNAFLSTLLVASILTPTIPTSAAATGHASELIISEYIEGSGNNKAIELYNGTGSTIDLSQYKLELYANGKTTATATLNLSGSLADGKTYVIYNNSANSEIKSKGNFSNSTVINFNGDDPVVLKKSDNIVDSIGQVGQTDTNMADVTLVRKSNITAGDTIIDDPFNPTNEWEQLSKDDASNLGQHTMDGSPVDPGNSVDIKSIEQARALPIGETVTIEAVVAAKLKNTISVQDGTGGIAVRPSTLDVAVGDQVTLTGKIADYRGLMQLDGATVVEKKPNVGTPTPKVVSGAEVSEENESRLVTAKNIKILSVDDSSTWANYTVTDGKTQFVVRDETKTLNLSVGKTYESVTGIVQQFDDVYQIIPRSTADIIEDKSVVQSVMSSIKAGSVAKGTEVTLTTTTEGATIFYTTDGTEPTKSSKVYGKPIAIQNNMTLKAFAVKEGLKESQVTSYEYTVFDPEQGTQIHDIQGASHQSPKRGEKVSGIEGIVTYVYKIGSGNYFHMQTPDDKKDNNPKTSEGIIVYTGNSVANVKIGDLVSVDGKVDEYQIDGYNDSKNDTDLSVTQINARNDQGGKVGVVKSNVTLPEPIVIDRNSLPSEVIDNDGFAKFDPEEDAIDFWESLEGMRVQVGTVKAVAPQEHGDLITVLEDRQTDTIHGGVLLTADNANADRIQFKLYDNTQARDFKVATGDKFKGPITGVVNYGFQNYKIYADYNEMKSKHVEGDSKPETTTIVKANDKLTVASYNLENFSNNTKETSDDKAHKLARAFASDMKNPDIIGVTEVQDNNGSSTGGTAADQSYQRLMTEIEKAGGVKYNYVNIDPVNNADGGAPNANIRVGFLYNPERVKLTQGIPSGDATTAVGYKNGKLTLNPGRIDPTNPAFNNSRKPLAAQFDFNGKSVVVIANHWNSKSGDTPLFGSTQPPKLESEVQRHKIANVVKDFVEKIKTDNPSANIVSVGDYNDFQFTDSLKILEGKHMTNMIHKVDKADRYTYLFQGNSQVLDHILVSNNLAKSTKIDILHINADFTDMAGRASDHDPVMVQLDLSEKSDESNAEPITAEKTYNFTNLKTKNLTLSSPSILVNFESGKITKGITITSSKYAELKGAGFTGKGFEGAAITIKPKETGSIINFSGLALEKVIIDGSNVREIRGAEKLKNIEYINGAKPETIQFRDSEGKKITPPSTPAENSAPVVKKSFNNQTVAVGKKLSFYLKDFFQDPDGDELTFSSTLGTIKSSELTLDLPVGTHNVKVTATDGKKSATSSFIVTVTADHATDDYYSDAIGKKGQVLKASLHDIIDDNRVLSYSEVWDALKITDEDPKNPNNVILLYTGESRPKVKAGGDVGDWNREHTWAKSHGNFGTSNGPGTDIHHLRPSDVQVNGARGNLDFDNGGSAVSNCSKCKRDSDSFEPPDEVKGDIARILFYMATRYEKGDKVDLELNDKVNNGTTPFHGKLSILLQWNEQDPVSEWERQRNEKIYHIQGNRNPFIDHPEWVEEIW